The Plasmodium berghei ANKA genome assembly, chromosome: 12 region aaaaatgaaaatacacattatttaaatttcaaaataaataaagaactaataaatacattatCTGTAGAAGAGTTATTAAATGTTCTTGCAAAATATGaggataataaaataacaagtaatatattaaatggacaatcaaataattcaaaaaacaCAATTCTTAATGAAGTAAACATCGTAACAGCTTACCATCGAATTGCAAagcatattaaaaataaaaattatttgctcaaagaaaatacaaaaGATAACAATGAAATGGATGGTTTTTTTGATCCAATAACATTCagtttatttgaaaattattcaaatgTAATGGATGAAAAGGGCGACGAAAAAACTGAAAACTTAGTTACTAACAATTCAATtacaaaagaaaaaactGAAAACTTAGCTACTAACAATTTAATtacaaaagaaaaaactGAAAACCTAGCTACTAACAATTcaattataaaagaaaaaacattttcaaatataagTTATAATAATCATTCTTCTTTATGTAACATagatacatataaaaatttatattgcttattgaaaaataaactggttaataataaatctaTAGTACCTAAGCATATAGCGAATATTGCATGGGCATCtactattatattaaatgatgatatatatatatggaataatataaaaaaacaattttatgaaaatattcaaaatttcAAAGCACAAGAAATATCAATTATTGTATGGTCTTTTAGTGCATCCAAAAATAAActtattcaaaataaaaaggaatttatattattatttaattgtataaaaaaatatatagatgaaaataaatttaaagcTCAAGAATTtagtaatattatatgGTCAGTTGCTGTTTCAAAATATGCAAACTTTGATTTgctaattatattatataactATGCTTTAAAGATATTTGAgaaattatttatgaaaGACATTGCAACcattttatatagtttGTCTATTTTTGCTACTGACAcaataaatcaaaaaataattaacactattaaaaatagacattttgaaaaatatgggATAAAGAAAGATTATTTGACAATACATAAAGAAGGAACTCAATTTGATAATgactttaaaaaaaatgaaaataatttgacATTCACTTTTTcgtattttaataaaataccTCAAAATCAagataatatttatgtagacaatttaattattgAAGAAATTGATAATGATGATAcatcaaatttatataacaaattaagtgatgataaaaaatatgttttttttttgctttttgaaaattttttaatttattcgttaaaaaaaatacaaaatgaaagcgaaaaaatgaatatgagAATTTGGGCAAATATATTCTGGTCCTGTGCAAATATAGGATTAGGGATTTATAATgattcatattttaatcATAATCTTAAAcattacaaatatatatcaataaaTGTAGATTCtcaaaatgataatagAAACTACTATATTGAagaagataataaaataaaatatgaaaaagaatCAAGTTCTATGTATActatattaacaaaaaataaattacaaaattcaaatattgAAATAGATTTAAAACCTTATGTTCatattattgaaaataattatgtattCCCATTAAAATCAGATGTAGAAAGTCGttattcaaattatttgaaaacaGAAATGGATGGAAAACAATATGgaataaatgtaaatttagatatttttaatcaaaatgaaaatgttaTTGTACCTTTTAAGTTAGATAAAGAAGAAATTTCGAACTCTATTACTAATTATGTTTTACCAactgaaaatgaaaaacacGCCAATCCAAATAACTATATAAATAGCAATGAAAATATGGAACacaaaaatgataaagatGAAATCGACTATtctgtatttttaaaatcattgaatctacaaaaaaatgatgctATTTATAACAAAACTAATAAAAGTACTATTGTGCTTAAATTAGTAGAAAACTTTGAATATGATTtaagtaataaaataattaaatggACAAGATGTGAGATTCAATCTATTGCTAATATATTATGGAGTTTAtctattttaaatatattttctaaaaaaatatttgacGATGGATTGAATGAATGTAATAAAAGATTTATCAAATatggaaaaagaaaaaattataataaaatccaatattttatttcacaATTACACCAGTCACAATTATATCAAGTAGCTTTTTCCTATGCcatttatttgttaaataagaaaaatatacaaaatatacaaaatatacaaaatgtacaaaatatacaaaatatacaaaatgtaaaaaatgtaaaaaatgtaaaaaatgagaaaacAATTACAACTATCAAACAATCcctttataatatttttgaaaaatattttaaaatatctaTTAATACTCTCaatatatggaaaaaacAATTGGCTAGAAATCAGAGAAAAGAGGAAAAGCACCACGTTTCTTCTTCTGTGCATAAAAAGATTTCAGCCGATCTTAAGTACCTTAATGTTTTTCATTACAAcgaatattttattttggaTTCGATTTTAGTGGACGCATACATTCCTCACACTATGGTAGCATTAATCATTTATTTGCtcattattgttttttttatttttttattttttttatttttttttatttttttattttttttttttttttttatttttttcacagGTTGCCATAGAAATCGATGGCCCCAGTCATTTCATTCAAAGAGGGGGATCAATCGTGTATAATCCAAACACACTGTTTAAGAAAAGATTGCTGAGAGCTCTTGGATTTGTTGTTGTTTCAATTTCAATTACTGAacatacatttatttttagtgCATTGACCAcaattaattttgttaaacGAATTTTAgcaaaaattaattataataaaatataac contains the following coding sequences:
- a CDS encoding protein AMR2, putative; the protein is MFRLIKFKGVYCKYIILLLLSLFISKVKTYRKTKWSGLWENYYEPCLEIKSKKTNYILLQNKQNSISYNKYNENNKSKRNHFVKTKVKKNMLFIEIPILTHHYYNNKKSWRKLEKKKKCHDSFYSSIFVSQQINNNEKKEESTLKENNQLNETEKQDLEQNNDNKFTTNSIQINNNTKNNKKKNYKFTSWNNKNEINNFDVEKYDIINNGNDTHKYHSSFFTSIKNKKEKNENTHYLNFKINKELINTLSVEELLNVLAKYEDNKITSNILNGQSNNSKNTILNEVNIVTAYHRIAKHIKNKNYLLKENTKDNNEMDGFFDPITFSLFENYSNVMDEKGDEKTENLVTNNSITKEKTENLATNNLITKEKTENLATNNSIIKEKTFSNISYNNHSSLCNIDTYKNLYCLLKNKLVNNKSIVPKHIANIAWASTIILNDDIYIWNNIKKQFYENIQNFKAQEISIIVWSFSASKNKLIQNKKEFILLFNCIKKYIDENKFKAQEFSNIIWSVAVSKYANFDLLIILYNYALKIFEKLFMKDIATILYSLSIFATDTINQKIINTIKNRHFEKYGIKKDYLTIHKEGTQFDNDFKKNENNLTFTFSYFNKIPQNQDNIYVDNLIIEEIDNDDTSNLYNKLSDDKKYVFFLLFENFLIYSLKKIQNESEKMNMRIWANIFWSCANIGLGIYNDSYFNHNLKHYKYISINVDSQNDNRNYYIEEDNKIKYEKESSSMYTILTKNKLQNSNIEIDLKPYVHIIENNYVFPLKSDVESRYSNYLKTEMDGKQYGINVNLDIFNQNENVIVPFKLDKEEISNSITNYVLPTENEKHANPNNYINSNENMEHKNDKDEIDYSVFLKSLNLQKNDAIYNKTNKSTIVLKLVENFEYDLSNKIIKWTRCEIQSIANILWSLSILNIFSKKIFDDGLNECNKRFIKYGKRKNYNKIQYFISQLHQSQLYQVAFSYAIYLLNKKNIQNIQNIQNVQNIQNIQNVKNVKNVKNEKTITTIKQSLYNIFEKYFKISINTLNIWKKQLARNQRKEEKHHVSSSVHKKISADLKYLNVFHYNEYFILDSILVDAYIPHTMVAIEIDGPSHFIQRGGSIVYNPNTLFKKRLLRALGFVVVSISITEHTFIFSALTTINFVKRILAKINYNKI